DNA sequence from the bacterium genome:
GGTCTTGACCTTTGACGCAATATATCAATGATTTCTTGCCTCCCGGTAGTGAACCCACCTGAGGCTCCGCCAAGTGCTTTTCCGAGAGTACTCGTTATTATATCAACTCTTCCCTCTACTCCTCTATATTCAGGGGTCCCTCTACCTGTCTTACCAAGAAACCCAGTTGCATGAGCGTCGTCAATCATAATGAGTGCATCGTATTTTTCTGCAAGCGGACATATTTCGTCAAGCTTTGCAATATCTCCATCCATTGAAAATACACCATCTGTGGCTATCAATCTCAAAGTAAATTTCTGTGTATCTTTCAATATTCGCTCGAGGTCTTCCATATCTGCATGTTTAAATACAAACCTGTTGGCTTTGCACAATCTAATCCCGTCAATAACCGATGCATGATTCAGTGCGTCAGATATTACTGCATCATCGCCGTCAAGCAATACATGAAATAGTCCTCCATTTGCATCAAAGCAACTTGAGTAGAGGATTGTGTCATCTGTACCCAAGAATTCAGCAATCTTATGCTCGAGCTCCCTGTGTATGTCCTTAGTCCCACAAATGAATCTCACACTTGACATTCCATATCCGTGTTTCTCGGTTCCTTCTTTTGCAAATTCAGCAATTCTTGGATTTCCCGCGAGTCCCAAGTAATTATTGGCACAGAAATTAATTACCTCTCTACCTTTTATCCGTATATCTACGCCTTGTTTGGATAGGATTTCCCACTCCTCTT
Encoded proteins:
- a CDS encoding glycine C-acetyltransferase, which translates into the protein MYGKLKESLRKELKNIRDTGLYKEEWEILSKQGVDIRIKGREVINFCANNYLGLAGNPRIAEFAKEGTEKHGYGMSSVRFICGTKDIHRELEHKIAEFLGTDDTILYSSCFDANGGLFHVLLDGDDAVISDALNHASVIDGIRLCKANRFVFKHADMEDLERILKDTQKFTLRLIATDGVFSMDGDIAKLDEICPLAEKYDALIMIDDAHATGFLGKTGRGTPEYRGVEGRVDIITSTLGKALGGASGGFTTGRQEIIDILRQRSRPYLFSNTLAPPIVYTAIKVIDMLEETTELRDKLEWNTKYFREELTKRGFDIKPGIHPIIPIMLGEERLAHDMARDMLQEGIYVVGFSYPVVPRGEARIRVQMSAAHEKHHLDRALDVFEKVGKKYGVI